In the genome of Raphanus sativus cultivar WK10039 chromosome 9, ASM80110v3, whole genome shotgun sequence, the window GTCGAGTCGCTGGAACCATCTGAGAAGACTAGAAGATCGTCCGCGAATAAGAGATGGGTGAGCTTAGGAGAAGAACACAAAGGATGTAACCCAAATGCTCCATCCGACTCTGCTTTGTCCAACAGCCTAGATAGTACCTCCATGAGCATGATGAACAAGTAAGGGGAAATAGAATCTCCTTGTCTTAAGCCCTTCTTGCCTTCAAAGAAGCCAGCGAGCTCACCATTAATGGCCACTGAAAATCTAGGAGAAGATATGCACTCAGTTATCCAAGTGATAAACATGGGAGGGAACTGCTGAGCTTCCAAAACCTTGATCACAAAATCCCAGCAAACCGTATCAAAAGCTTTACGGATGTCAATCTTTATCATGGCACTGCAATGGCAAGAAGTCTTGTTGTAGTCCCGTATGAGCTCGGTGGCCAAGAGGACATTCTCTCCAAGACTGCGACCCTTTAGGAAAGCTGCCTGGTTGGGACTTACGCATTCAGTCAAGATAGGCTTCAGACGGTTCGCAATAATCTTGGAGATCAGCTTGTATACAATATTGCAACAGCTTATAGGCCTGTAGTCTGTAAGACGGCATGCTTGGGGCATCTTAGGGATCAGAGTAATGGCTGTCGTATTCATGTCCTTGAGAAGCCTGCCATTACGAAAAAATTCCCTCACAGCACACACAATATCATCACATACCATATCCCAAGATGCTCTAATAAACTCAACCGAGTAGCCATCTGGACCCGGGCTTTTGTTTAGTGGCATGGCAAACAATGTGGCTTTAATCTCCGCTGCAGTTACCTCTCGTTTCAGATAATTCTGTTGTAGATCGGTACAACGAAAAGGAAGCAGGGACCTCAGGTCATCCGTAGAAGCAGATGAGAAGGGGAGATCAGTAGAACCCAGAATACCCTGAAAATAATTAGCAGCGTGGGCTTTGATGTCGTCCGTTGAGTGATAAATGTGATCGTCGCTGTCCTTGAGGTAGTGGATATGGTTCCTAGAAGCATGAGAGGAAACCGTTCTGTGGTAGAAGGGGGTGTTATGATCCCCAAGATTCCCCCATTTCACTCTTGACCTCTGGCGATAGAATTTTTCCTCCGCAGTGAGAAGGCCATTAAGCTTATCACGCTCTGCATGCTCCTCAGTAGCCGTTGTCACATTAGGGGAAGTAAGTAATATTCGTTGCAGAGCTTCCACCTTTTCTCTATGTGATTTAACTCGCTGGGATATACCACTGAAGTGGCGTTTATTGAGCCTGCGCAGAGGTTTCTTAAGCAGTTTGAGAGAACGCACCAGCTTGAACTGAGCCTTACCCGTGATTCGTCCACAATCCCAAGATTCTCTAACTGTCTCTGCATAATCCGGGTGATCGATCAAATGGTGGAAAAACTTGAAAGGCTTAATAACCAGACGTCTAGCAGAAGGCATCCTAAAGAGACAAGGAGCATGATCCGATTGAGAAGGATCTAGGAAGTCCGCATATGAATCTGGAAAATCTGTAGACCACAGTTGGTTGATAAAAGCGTGGTCAATCCGAGTAGATAACGGGCTCTCATCCTGGCTGTTTCTCCATGTAAATGGTAAACCCTTGTATTGAGCCTCAAAAAGTTCTGCATCCTGAAACGCAAAGTTAGCATCATCCATACCAGAGACGTCAACTCTAGAAGTAAGGTGGTTAGAGTGATGCGAGCAGCGCAGCATCTGATTAAAATCACCCAATACTGCCCATGGATGAGATGAGACAGGAGAAGACCCGTGCAATTCAACCAGCCTACTCCATAAGCTTCTCCTTTCCTCCAACAGATTAAACCCATAGACAAAAGTAACCGTGAAGCTGACGTTTTCAGACAGAATAGAAATCCCACAGGTGATAGATTGAGCTGTAGCGTCATAGATAATCAAGGTAACTCTCGGGTCCCAAACAAGCACAATACGGCCCGAGACATCATCGTCATAGTTTCCAAAAAATTTTCAACCTCTTGGTATAGCTCCTAAAACTCTCTCTTTATTACTTTCCAAAATGTGTGTCTCCAAAAAAGCTCAAAAAAGTGGCCTATGGATATTAATCCAATCTTTGGTCATAGTGTGGCATCTTGCACTATTCAGTCCTCTTACATTCCATGCAAAATACATATCTGATGATTATTGATGCTCTGCAGCCTTGCGGCCACACCCCCTGTTTTAACCAGGTAAAAAGGTCTATCTACCGCCTCTGCTTCCACAGGCGGAGCATCTTTGACGACTCCCTTCAAATTGTCCACTGCAGGGTCAGAGTAGTTGTTGGCTACAGAGTTTCCATCAGTAGGGGTTACATCGatgaggtcttcctcctcctgaTTAAGTTGCTAAGAAGTATTTATAGCAAGTATTAAGTTCCTACTTCAGATTGTCCACTATTCAGTCCTCTTACATTTGTTCTAATTAAGTTGCTAGgaagtatttataagaaactgactttttgaaataataatacagtaaaaactctataaattattaatttaggaCTATCACATTTActaatttataaagttattaatttacaaatattttttgaatttctcAGTTTTGAAGTgtatcttttatataaaataagaaaaataattaattttaccttacataaattaattaagTTCTAGAAAAtcaattttcatattatttttttatatttttggtgtatatgaaataatttttttagaatttaaatatagtcttagatataattttactaaatattatcaaaatatgttgattgttaagataaaatatagataataccattataaatatagaaaacaatagAATGTTTGgtttgtacatatatatatatattaaattatgatttaatggGATCATATatcaatattgattttttaaattattattttattattttatcgatttatgttatattttaaatcagtCCAATTTAAAAACCGgaaaatttattaatctatactatttattaatttattaaataattaatttataaagtttctaCTATATAGTGATTTCCGTTGTCCATCTTTGATCTTGGATCTTCCGGGAACTTTAATCATTTGAGTAGCCAGATGAATAGCCAGTTAAGCTATAAACGCTAAGTCTTCCATATTCTTACTTTTATGATTTATCATCTGTTTTCAAGCTAGATGGTGAGCAGCTCGTATGATGGTGACCAGCATCACAAGAAAAGACCGAGAAGAAAGGTGGTGAGCAGCTCGTATGATGATCATGTCATCTCATCTCAAAGAGCATTTCTTTGTCAAGTTTgggttgtaacttgtaagtcTCATCCTATTTTCTGTTCATCTTCTTGTAAAATAATACCATGTACAGTTTGATATATGAGATCAATACTACCTATTATACCACAAAACCAAGAACTATTGAGGACACAAGAGTCTGATACATCAGTAAGTTTTTTCatctttttgtaaaataatactAAGTACAGTCTGatagtttttcattttcttgtaaaataatattaagtaCAGTTTGATCATATGTTATTCAAGTACTACTGAGGACACAACAAGGTGTTGAGTTGAtccaaatgaaacaaaaaaaaaagcaaaaaatgATTCCTAAATAGAGatttttattagattatttAAAAGAATCAATCAGAATAAACGTTAGCAGTTGACTATACAAGACAAAAACACTAAGTCCTAACCCCTACTTCTGAACCACACAAAGTCTAAACAAAAAGGTTTATGTATGGTGAAGAAACATCTATCAGATTGTTCCCCAAAGTTTGCTTTTTATTTGACCTTTCTCTAAACTTATTTACGAATGAACCTCCCAAAATCACCTTCCATTACCCAAAAGGGAGGCTCGGTCCTGTCTGTTTATAATCCCTATTAATTAGCCTTATCAGCTTGAGCTCGCCGTACAGCCAACAAGATCTGTCGTCTTTCATGTTCTTTCAACATCTCATCCAAGTTTCCTTCTCCTGGAATCAATGGTCCTGAGTAATGAATCCTCTCTCTCTTCCCACCTTCACAACCCTATAATTCACCAAATAGTGTGTGATAAGCCACAAGTATAACAACACAAGGAACAAACAAACATGCCAACAACAATGATAGACGTGTGTTTTCATTTCTTATTACCAGTACTGATTCTTTGCTGGATGATGAGGGGTCATCTTTCCTCAAACCATTGGGTTTCTCAAGCATTCTTTGTGACAAATTGCAGTTCCCTGAACCATCTTCAAGCCAGCGTTGATTCACTAACGCGTCTCTCACACTACCAAATTGTGAACCATCTCTATTAGGTGCTACAGAGTTTGAGAATCTTGACAAGTGGGCTCCCCCACGTTGCACATAAGACCTTTGTGTTCTCAGCTGGCTTGATCCGTTAGGATGATTGTCACCGTTTGGGTAGGGGGTTTTGTGCAGTAATACCCTTCAGTGGTTCGATCCGGAAGCCAAAACCAGAATCTCCCTCTGTAAGATATAAGCATAGGCTTTAgtgacacatacacacacatcTATGCATTTATAGCCTCGTAAAGATACCTGTATTGACGCCAGCAACTCAGCATTGGCACTAGGAGCCGGTACAGCTCTAAATTCTCTGAAAACCGTTTGGCTTCATTCTGTTTACTACTCGCACCTTTCCTTCTGCTCATGAGAACATTTGGGATGCATAAGTGTTActgagatgatgatgatgatgatacaaaggaaaaaaaaaactaaacaagaCTCTTACCGTCTTGCTTCCTCTTCACGAAGCTTGATATCAAACTCTTTCCTTGGCTGATGATACCTCGGTAAACTTGATGGCTCGCTTGGAAAAGGCAGAGAAAAAGGAATATCAACATCTATGCTTTAAAGCCAAAGTGTCACTAGCAAAGTTCATGAGTTATGTAACCTCGCTTTGAAGGGCAGAAGATGTGGTTCCACGTGCTTCTGGTTCAACAGCTAAAAGAACCTCAAGGAGAGCCAAAGCAGGAGGAAGGATAAGATCCTTATACGTCCAGCTAACATCGCTTGTACTGATGTTGAGGTTTAAAGATAGCTGCATGCCGCAATCTTGATCTTCTCCGATACTATTCAGAAGGTGATCCACACAGTTTAATTATCTTGTGCATTTGTTCAACCTATATTcatacaagaaaacaaatactcATTTTCCCCACTTACATTAAGTGACTTAAGAGTGGAAACAACACCTCTGTTCTTCCGGGAAGGAGAGGCTTTCTAGTAAAGAGCTCAGCAAGAATGCATCCTGTGCTCCACAGATCAACCGCGAATCCATAATCTGCAGAACCGAGCAGAAGCTCAGGAGGACGGTACCACAAGGTCACAACACGGCTAGTCAGAGGCTGTTTCCGTTGGTGAAAAGTAGAAAGACCAAAATCAGcaattttgaaattattgtCACTGtccaaaaaagaacaaaacgagaataaaataaaaaacaacataaaaaaatattgaaaatatataggATTGATACATGAACATAAACTTcttataaatcataattaacttttaaattgttaaaacaTGATCTAAAACTGAGCTGACATAGTTTCATCGTAACCAAATAGTAGACCAGAGATTTTTCGGTCTAAACGTTAGATTCTTATGCGATAAGTAATTTtttgacctaaaatattttttaaaattgagatcagttcattaataaataaataatataattaacaaaaataatttaaaaaattaaggatcaaaaatattaattcgaaCAAGAATacaattttttctttcatataatatttttcaaataatttttatataaattcatCATATGCAAGACGGAAGTTTATCCTAGTTTACTAATTAAACATGTGTAGAAATGTCTTTGTTTCTTTGGTTTAACTAAGAATGCGTcaagctgacaaaaaaaaactaagaatttGTCactaaatttatgtatttttttttgctaaaatcaataattttatgttaagaggTTTGGACTTCAAATCTTAAAATGACAGAATTGTGAAAATTAGtgaaatgtaatatttataatttgtattagtataattatttagcattaaaaaaagaaaacatatattttattaaaaaaattatatagctTTACATAAATCCCTAACACTTTTTCCGGAAAACAAAAAGCGATCAGAGTCAAGAAAATAGTATTTGCATACAGTATAAAAATGATTATCAGATAGTgcaacaaaattcaaaaaagaaatcAGAAAGTACTCAGACAATCGAAAGTTAGAACAAATGCAACATATATATAAACGTTTGGTGTAGTTATGTTGCAGTTTGTGGAAAAAATTCTTTTGATTAGTTTATGGAAAGTTTGCAAAATCATAGGACGTATTTCTCTCAAATCAATCATTTCGATCATATCCTTCCTTCCAGCTGTGCAAATTAAAATAGCTGCACAAAAATATTTGGTAACATCAGCTGTAACACGTACCATAAATCCAAATCGTTTCCATTTGAACTCTGTTATTgcttaatataaaaatatctggCGGGTTATTTCGAGTTGTCTATGATTCTTCTTCGTATCAATTTCGGAATATAATACTCGGATACTGTTTCCTTCATTATCTCTTTTTGCCAAGTttgactattttaaaatatctggTAAAATTAATTCTACTTTTTgtcgaaacaaaaaaaaaaagagagagggaaAAAGACAAACGCCGCCAGGGTGGAGCCAcgtcaacaaaaataaataaaaaacccggACAACTCAGGAAAAGAAACAAACCCGAACCCGGATCCAGAGTTTATTGGTTATCAATAACAGCTGGATACAGGCTGTCACCAACGGAGAgtttccttcttctccttccatatctctcttccttttctcttcttcctctcctcGTCTCTCATTCCCCTCTcaatctctatctctctctctctctctctcttttctccgCCGCTGCTCAGATCTTCCCCGTTCTAACTCTTTTGTGGATCCAGATTCTCCTCCTTGTAAGctctctttttttctccttctcttcctccGTCGGATCTGGTTTGTACTTGATAGTTTCGTGTTTGCATTACGCTCGTAAAattgattcttttttctttatgcGATTCTCTCGTTTATTACATAGAACACGTATTTGACTTTGGtcctgtaattaaaaaaaaaaacctcttgGTTCTATCTGAAAAAAAGAGAATGTCTTTTTGGGATGACAAAAAGTTTATGAACCCTTGTTGACTTGTCTTTATTGAATCCTTGTGGTCTTGAAGGTTGCTTTGTTATTGTCTTTTTTATCAGATCTTGGATACATGTTCCTTTAATGTCTGTTTTGATTCAATTCATTGTGGTTCAGTTTATGTAGGTAAGACGCATAAACAAGTGGTGCTAAAGAGTCAAAAGATCAACAAAAGTTTTTATAATCGGGTGATCTGGGCTGCAGCAGATGCGAGTGAATGTGGGTGTTTCATAGCTTCGCATTGTTTTGGAGACAAGGAGGCTTGTTATCATCTAGTGGCGGCTACAGGCACCCATGCTGTTAGAGAGCATGCGTGGATACTGTGTTTTGGGTGATGCCCCTGACCAAATTAGTTCCCGATGCATTCGGGGTTGTGACCATCTCTCTCGTCTTCCTGCTCATCCTCCTCGGTCTCCTCTGCATCGCTTACTCTCTCTACTTCCAGTCTCACGTTCGTAATCAAAGGTTTCTCCAGCTCGGTTACTTCAGCGGTCCTTGGATCATCCGGATCGCTTTCATCCTCTTCTCTATCTGCTGGGCCATCGGAGAGATTCTCAGGTTGAGTTTGTTCAGGCGACACAGGAGGATACTTAGCGGGTTGGATCTCAGATGGCAAGAGAACGTCTGCAAGTGGTACATCGTCTCGAATCTCGGTTTCGCGGAGCCTTGCTTGTTTCTCGCCCTCGTGTTTCTCCTGCGAGCTCCTCTGAAGATGGAGTCTGGGGCGCTGAGCGGGAGATGGAACAGGAACACTGCCTTTTACATCTTTCTCTGCTGTCTCCCCGTGTTTGCCCTCCAGCTTGCGATTGTTCTGTCCGAGTCGCGCCTAAACGGTGGTAGCGGCGCTTACGTGAACCTCCCGCGCAACTTCACGAGAACCTATTCCCGAGTTATTATGGATGGGGACGAGGAGGAGGTTGCGTTGTGTACTTACCCTCTGCTGAGTACAGTCGTCCTCGGCGTGTTCGCGGCCGTGCTTACAGCTTACTTGTTCTGGCTCGGGAGGCGGATACTGAAACTTGTGATTAATAAGCGTCTGCAGAAGAGAGTGTACACTTTGATATTCTCCGTCTCGTGTTTCCTTCCGCTGAGGATTGTTATGCTCTGTTTGTCGGTACTAACCAAGGTGGATACGGTTGTGTTCGAAGCCCTTTCTTTCTTGGCCTTCTCCTCCCTCTTCTGCTTGTCCGTGGTTTCCATCTGCTTGCTTGTCTACTTCCCTATCTCGGACTCCATGGCGTTGAGGGGTCTAAGGGATGTGGACGAGGACGATAGGACTGTGGCGGAGGAAAGGAGTGGTGCTCTGTTGCTTGGACCACAGACCGATGATAGCTTGAGCTTGAGAGGTCGGAGAGACTCCAGGTCTTCTTCGCAGGAGAGGTATGTGGAACTCAGCCTGTTTCTTGAAGCTGAGAACTAAAAAAAATGGGTGTAAGATTAAGAATATTTTGCGCAAAAAAGGCattattcagttttttttttttttggcgaaGACACTGTGACTGTAAAGGAGGGTTTGAGGGGGATTTTACTCTTGTGAGGTTTTGTTGTTTGAAATATTTTCTGCTTGGTGGATCATATTTTTGTACCTTTATTATGTCATCAGTTTTGATTTTAGAACACAAAACTAATCACTGAACCTTTAGCCTCTTGCTTTGACGGATGAACAATGCAGAGGCATCCCTGAAgtccaaatataaaaaaaaaatgaaattagatACATTTAACAATTTCCACGACCTTTATCAACTTTGTTAAGTTTTAGCAGTTACAATGTGATTCACATGTTCAGATGGATCGAGTCTTAATCGGGTTCCCATTCAAAAGTCACAAGCAAATTAGTATGTACATGCGAGTTTTGAATACTTGAGAATTTAGACGAGGGGATTGATTGAGAGTTGAGACAAACTTTATTGATTGAGAGTTGAGACAGATAGCTTTCTTTCAAACGGTGAGAATTCAAACCAAAACACTCATTTCAGTTTCATGTGAGGTTTAATCTACTTCCTCTTTGCATATTGAAGTAAATTTCCAAGATTTTAGTACATACTTTTTCAAGAGATACTATTTCACAACTAAATCctaatatttctataattttacaGTTGTACAAGTgttttagaaaatcaaatatccACATCAATTTTAGGTgcttttaataaaattctacagcaataaaatatattttaaagctaTACCAAAAAAtctatagattttttttctatagatttttttttacatcagatttttttttaattatagtcATTACCAAtattaaagagagagagagagagagagagagagagagagagggagggagggagggagggagagagagagagagagagNNNNNNNNNNNNNNNNNNNNNNNNNNNNNNNNNNNNNNNNNNNNNNNNNNNNNNNNNNNNNNNNNNNNNNNNNNNNNNNNNNNNNNNNNNNNNNNNNNNNccttttcggtttaggaaagttactatttctattaggaaaaggaaatcaggttttttgaggctgtataaatatgggtctaagggtttgtaaattatgatcacatcattaataagaaaccctaaacatgTATTTGCttcaatacgttttcttctctattcttcttctaacctaaacAACGGCTGTTCACAACAGTTATTCTTTTGTTTAGTGACTCTTTTAATTAATCTTTCTTCACAATGATGCTTAACCTTGTCAAATAACATAATTACGTCATAAATAATCCAGTTAATTAGCTGACACCTGTTGTTGTCAGTAATAGGTTAACCAATGAACGAAATGATTGGTACATGCACAGATCAGCGTTGTGCATTGCCAATTTGCCACACACCATAATTATTGCCTATTTGGCACACCAAACTCTCTTAATTTACTTTCATACATCTCATCTATTCACGTATGCCGTATGTTATCATCATCGTGTTTCATAAAGCGCTGGTTTTTGGTACATTGAATCCCAATAATGCATTATCATCAATTGGGGTAATTAATAAGTTTTTTCCCCTCATCCAAGCAACAATTTGTGTTAACAATACAACATTTTATTGACAAAACTAGATGGAAATGGGAGCAGTACATCGATTTGCATCTAACTGGAGTTGTGGCCATAGCAATAATTGCTGAAGATTCCATTAGAGTCTGATTTATTTTAAGTGGTGCGAATGATGTTCTGCAAGGAAAAGAAGATTGGGTCCATTGTCACGTATATAATTTGTCGCGGCTATATCCATGTCGCCACAATTTAGTTTtgaagatataaatatatatatatatatatataaggaaatcAACTAAGACATGTGCATATCTTGTTTTATTATTACACCACAAGTTGTAATTTCAAAAGCTTATTGGTTTAAACATAactaaactaagaaaaaaaacatacaacTTATTATGGAATAGTGACATTTTGATCGTAAATCGATAGTAGGCCTTTTCATGGATCGATAAGATAGTGGTCACAGATTTGCCAGGATGGC includes:
- the LOC108828383 gene encoding uncharacterized protein LOC108828383 translates to MPLTKLVPDAFGVVTISLVFLLILLGLLCIAYSLYFQSHVRNQRFLQLGYFSGPWIIRIAFILFSICWAIGEILRLSLFRRHRRILSGLDLRWQENVCKWYIVSNLGFAEPCLFLALVFLLRAPLKMESGALSGRWNRNTAFYIFLCCLPVFALQLAIVLSESRLNGGSGAYVNLPRNFTRTYSRVIMDGDEEEVALCTYPLLSTVVLGVFAAVLTAYLFWLGRRILKLVINKRLQKRVYTLIFSVSCFLPLRIVMLCLSVLTKVDTVVFEALSFLAFSSLFCLSVVSICLLVYFPISDSMALRGLRDVDEDDRTVAEERSGALLLGPQTDDSLSLRGRRDSRSSSQERYVELSLFLEAEN